One Deinococcus grandis DNA window includes the following coding sequences:
- a CDS encoding acetyl-CoA carboxylase carboxyltransferase subunit alpha, which produces MTAPIDTLKELEARVRDLEVTAQKTGQNLDAALTPLRAEVDRLRAAQPRVTPTRWERVQLARAQGRPTALDYVDRLCTEFTELHGDRRYGDDPALIGGPARWQGVPVMLLLQQKGRDTKSKIKRRFGSANPEGYRKAVRLMDLADKFGLPVVALVDTQGAYPGLEAEERGQGWAIAESIRRMLNLRVPVVNVVIGEGGSGGALAIGVGNRVLIQENAWYSVISPEGAASIIWKDASKAPLAAEALRLTAPDLLKLGIVEEVIPEPTGGAHQNADEAARAVGEAVTRHLRELAAQDAATLRTDRAARFRRLGAYTETP; this is translated from the coding sequence GTGACCGCCCCCATCGACACCCTGAAGGAACTCGAGGCCCGCGTGCGCGACCTGGAAGTCACTGCCCAGAAGACCGGGCAGAACCTCGACGCCGCCCTGACCCCCCTGCGGGCCGAGGTGGACCGCCTGCGCGCCGCGCAGCCCAGGGTCACCCCGACCCGCTGGGAACGGGTGCAGCTGGCCCGCGCGCAGGGCCGCCCCACCGCGCTGGACTACGTGGACCGCCTGTGCACCGAGTTCACCGAACTGCACGGCGACCGCCGCTACGGCGACGACCCCGCCCTGATCGGCGGTCCTGCCCGCTGGCAGGGCGTGCCCGTCATGCTGCTGCTGCAGCAGAAGGGCCGCGACACCAAGAGCAAGATCAAACGCCGCTTCGGCAGCGCCAACCCCGAGGGCTACCGCAAGGCCGTGCGCCTGATGGACCTCGCGGACAAGTTCGGGCTGCCCGTCGTGGCCCTCGTGGACACCCAGGGCGCCTACCCGGGCCTGGAGGCCGAGGAACGCGGCCAGGGCTGGGCGATCGCCGAGAGCATCCGCCGCATGCTGAACCTGCGCGTGCCGGTCGTGAACGTCGTCATCGGTGAGGGCGGCTCGGGCGGCGCGCTCGCCATCGGCGTGGGGAACCGCGTCCTGATTCAGGAGAACGCGTGGTACTCCGTGATCTCCCCGGAAGGCGCCGCGAGCATCATCTGGAAGGACGCCAGCAAGGCCCCCCTGGCCGCCGAGGCGCTGCGCCTGACCGCCCCGGACCTCCTGAAACTCGGGATCGTCGAGGAAGTCATTCCCGAACCCACCGGCGGCGCGCACCAGAATGCCGACGAGGCCGCCCGCGCCGTCGGCGAGGCCGTCACCCGGCACCTGCGGGAACTCGCCGCGCAGGACGCCGCGACCCTGCGAACTGACCGGGCCGCGCGCTTCCGCCGTCTGGGTGCCTACACCGAAACGCCCTGA
- a CDS encoding HAD family hydrolase, which translates to MRPDLPAPLRFLAFDFDGTLTDFVAADIHALDTLRRAACPDVPPAAFENRAVDEIMAFHDRVEAGQADPLRQDAERLGRTLTAYGVTLTEEHLGLYTRALVAATVPMPGAAELLRDLRGAGVRLALLSNAYDGAAQRARVQACLPDVFEVVVIAGEVGALKPDPLPFRVMLDALGLPAGAGAYVGDSPEHDVRGAVAAGLSAWHVHAHPRVRERALAGGAALSVAALADLPRPS; encoded by the coding sequence GTGCGTCCCGACCTGCCCGCTCCGCTGCGCTTCCTGGCCTTCGATTTCGACGGCACGCTGACGGATTTCGTCGCGGCGGACATTCATGCGCTGGACACGCTGCGGCGCGCGGCCTGCCCGGACGTGCCGCCAGCAGCGTTCGAGAATCGCGCCGTGGACGAGATCATGGCCTTCCACGACCGGGTGGAGGCCGGGCAGGCTGACCCGCTGCGGCAGGATGCCGAGCGGCTGGGGCGGACGCTCACGGCATACGGCGTGACGCTGACGGAGGAGCACCTGGGCCTGTACACGCGGGCGCTGGTCGCGGCGACGGTGCCCATGCCGGGCGCGGCGGAGCTGCTGCGTGACCTGCGGGGAGCCGGGGTGCGGCTGGCGCTGCTGTCCAACGCGTACGACGGCGCGGCGCAGCGGGCGCGGGTGCAGGCCTGCCTCCCTGACGTGTTCGAGGTGGTGGTCATCGCGGGGGAGGTGGGCGCGCTGAAACCCGATCCCCTGCCGTTCCGGGTGATGCTGGACGCCCTGGGTCTGCCTGCCGGGGCGGGCGCGTACGTGGGGGACAGCCCGGAGCATGACGTGCGCGGTGCGGTCGCGGCGGGCCTGAGCGCGTGGCACGTCCACGCGCACCCGCGCGTGCGCGAGCGGGCGCTGGCGGGCGGCGCGGCGCTCAGCGTGGCGGCGCTGGCCGACCTGCCCCGGCCCTCATGA
- a CDS encoding M36 family metallopeptidase, with protein sequence MKFNPRSALTGLLGLSLLAACGQTPAGGTLSAQGGAGKPATGLTSVAARAFVPNPVQTTGDQSLTDGKDSAAAVPASAYYPVTLTNLDGSGYLSGDYAKVVTETGTPVYGSGPFNFTRDQDGFEQVMAYFWVTKAQKYIQSLGFGSELRPVNRRQQALKVSQYGIDNSYQNDQPDIIRLGKGGVDDAEDGEVIVHEYGHAVHNAQVPGFGTSLEAGSIGEAFGDYLALTVGEAVAKASGAPARAPVTCIADWDAVSYTSSAPHCLRRTDTDKKYPQDVRGEVHADGEIWSRALWDIRQGLKDVRKADRIIINAQFRFAPDTTFAAAAQHTVDTAQAMYGAQAAATVKAAFVDRGILK encoded by the coding sequence ATGAAATTCAACCCTCGGTCGGCCCTGACGGGACTCCTCGGTCTTTCGCTGCTCGCCGCGTGCGGGCAGACCCCGGCCGGCGGCACGCTGAGCGCGCAGGGCGGCGCGGGCAAACCGGCCACCGGCCTGACCTCGGTCGCGGCGCGCGCCTTCGTGCCGAACCCCGTGCAGACGACCGGCGACCAGTCCCTGACGGACGGGAAGGACAGCGCCGCCGCCGTGCCCGCCAGCGCGTACTACCCCGTCACCCTGACGAACCTGGACGGCAGCGGGTACCTGAGCGGCGACTACGCGAAGGTCGTCACGGAGACCGGCACGCCCGTGTACGGCAGCGGGCCGTTCAACTTCACCCGCGATCAGGACGGCTTCGAGCAGGTCATGGCGTACTTCTGGGTGACCAAGGCGCAGAAGTACATCCAGTCGCTGGGCTTCGGCAGCGAACTGCGGCCCGTGAACAGGCGGCAGCAGGCGCTGAAGGTCAGCCAGTACGGGATCGACAACTCGTACCAGAACGACCAGCCCGACATCATCCGCCTGGGCAAGGGTGGCGTGGACGACGCCGAGGACGGCGAGGTCATCGTGCACGAGTACGGGCACGCGGTGCACAACGCGCAGGTGCCGGGCTTCGGGACCAGCCTGGAAGCCGGGAGTATCGGCGAGGCCTTCGGGGATTACCTCGCGCTGACGGTCGGGGAGGCCGTGGCGAAGGCCAGCGGCGCGCCGGCCCGGGCGCCCGTCACCTGCATCGCCGACTGGGACGCCGTGAGTTACACGAGTTCGGCCCCGCACTGCCTGCGCCGGACCGACACGGACAAGAAGTACCCCCAGGACGTGCGCGGCGAGGTGCACGCCGACGGGGAGATCTGGTCCCGCGCGCTGTGGGACATCCGCCAGGGACTGAAGGACGTCCGCAAGGCCGACCGGATCATCATCAACGCGCAGTTCCGCTTCGCACCCGACACCACCTTCGCGGCGGCCGCGCAGCACACCGTGGACACCGCGCAGGCGATGTACGGCGCCCAGGCGGCCGCCACGGTGAAGGCGGCCTTCGTGGACCGCGGCATCCTGAAGTAG
- a CDS encoding LysE family translocator gives MPDLPTLLAFSAAALALILIPGPSVLYIVARSLHQGRRAGLVSALGVQTGGLVHVLAATLGVSALVLSSALLFSVLKWVGAAYLIVLGIRTLRAPTPDALTVTVPDAPPLTRIYRQGAVVNALNPKTALFFLAFLPQFVHPGHGPVWAQTLTLGLVFLGLATLSDGAYALLAGSLGQRWQGSRTFARRQQQVSGGVYVALGVGTALIPHGS, from the coding sequence ATGCCTGACCTGCCCACCCTGCTCGCCTTCAGCGCCGCCGCGCTGGCCCTGATCCTGATTCCCGGTCCCAGCGTGCTGTACATCGTGGCGCGCAGCCTGCATCAGGGGCGGCGCGCCGGGCTGGTGTCCGCGCTGGGCGTGCAGACCGGCGGACTGGTGCACGTCCTGGCCGCCACGCTGGGCGTCTCGGCGCTGGTGCTGTCCAGCGCGCTGCTGTTCAGCGTCCTGAAGTGGGTGGGGGCCGCGTACCTGATCGTGCTGGGCATCCGCACCCTGCGCGCCCCCACCCCGGACGCCCTGACCGTCACCGTGCCGGACGCGCCGCCCCTGACGCGAATCTACCGGCAAGGGGCCGTCGTGAACGCCCTGAACCCCAAGACGGCGCTGTTCTTCCTGGCGTTCCTGCCGCAGTTCGTGCACCCCGGTCACGGGCCGGTGTGGGCGCAGACCCTCACGCTGGGGCTGGTGTTCCTGGGCCTCGCCACCCTGAGTGACGGCGCGTACGCCCTGCTGGCCGGCAGCCTGGGGCAGCGCTGGCAGGGAAGCCGCACCTTCGCCCGGCGGCAGCAGCAGGTGTCCGGCGGGGTGTACGTCGCGCTGGGTGTGGGCACCGCCCTGATCCCCCACGGGTCATGA
- the accD gene encoding acetyl-CoA carboxylase, carboxyltransferase subunit beta, with the protein MALDRFFRRRRPQQQPGTDVPDLWTQCPACKEGVYNRDLEAGAYVCPKCGHHIRLDAAQRVQVLLDEGSFTQLSGRVQPTDALNFQDTEAYTDRLRRAQKKTGRPDAILTGTGTILDVPVTLAVMDFAFSGGSMGSVVGEEIARAAEHAAAHGTPLIIVTASGGARMQESALSLMQMAKTTVALEGLTERGLPYVSLLTDPTTGGVTASFATIADVIVAEPGALIGFAGPRVIQQTIRQNLPEGFQRAEFLLEHGMVDAVVDRREQRAYLASLLGLLTRREVSA; encoded by the coding sequence ATGGCCCTTGACCGTTTTTTCCGCCGCCGTCGCCCCCAGCAGCAGCCGGGCACGGACGTGCCTGACCTGTGGACCCAGTGCCCCGCCTGCAAGGAAGGGGTGTACAACCGCGACCTCGAAGCGGGCGCCTACGTGTGCCCCAAGTGCGGGCACCACATCCGCCTCGACGCCGCTCAGCGCGTGCAGGTGCTGCTCGACGAGGGCAGCTTCACGCAGCTGTCCGGCCGGGTGCAGCCCACCGACGCCCTGAACTTCCAGGACACCGAGGCCTACACCGACCGCCTGCGCCGCGCGCAGAAGAAGACCGGCCGTCCCGACGCGATCCTGACCGGGACCGGCACCATCCTGGACGTGCCGGTCACGCTGGCCGTCATGGACTTCGCCTTTTCCGGGGGCAGCATGGGCAGCGTCGTCGGTGAGGAGATCGCCCGCGCCGCCGAGCACGCCGCCGCGCACGGCACGCCCCTGATCATCGTGACCGCCAGCGGCGGGGCGCGCATGCAGGAGAGTGCGCTGTCCCTGATGCAGATGGCCAAGACCACCGTCGCCCTGGAAGGCCTGACCGAGCGGGGCCTGCCGTACGTCAGCCTGCTCACCGACCCCACCACGGGCGGCGTGACCGCCAGCTTCGCGACCATCGCGGACGTGATCGTCGCCGAGCCCGGCGCGCTGATCGGCTTCGCGGGCCCGCGCGTGATCCAGCAGACCATCCGCCAGAACCTCCCCGAGGGCTTTCAGCGCGCCGAGTTCCTGCTGGAGCACGGCATGGTGGACGCCGTCGTGGACCGCCGCGAGCAGCGCGCGTACCTCGCGTCCCTGCTGGGCCTGCTGACCCGCCGCGAGGTGAGCGCGTGA
- a CDS encoding transglycosylase domain-containing protein, whose product MRAFNVLGGVLLAGAVGVGGLWVAWGRDLPSVSDLDVLEFSGQTRVYDRAGTLVGTLTPSLSSGGSVNRDLLKAGQISPWLQKAVVTSEDRRFYQHGGVDVIGIGRGLLKGLLKNDLEGGSSITQQVVKNTLLADLQGARTAERKFKEAVLAYQLERNFDKKQILNAYLNVIYWGDGGNRDIIGAGGAAHAYFGKDASELNLAESVYLATIIPAPNRRYKEFKSYRPLMKSLLDRMVEDGQVTQAEADAAWKTPIYPAGWRIGWNADGTLRTANLERPDRLGENLQRTEGAQRYPNFYYLQAVEKELLPLIGRKALYGGGKIYTGMSAQAQAAAEQASRGARLPDGATLGAALVRPDSGEVLALVGQKLTDARPSDWNNATQARRQVGSSVKPLLYALALEKGWKQSDTVLDAPIQGDYQPMNYNRRWTGRYVTLRYSLDHSLNLPTVRIGQELGIPTFEAKLRDLGLTPPANAGLSLTIGTLEASPLQMASAYATFANGGLYYAPTLVRKVEDPRGKVIYTRAAPTPKRVWDARAAWLGLDMLRGVVNDLTASQGGLATRALIPGWPVGGKTGTTNDIKDLWFAGVTPTVAGAVWVGKQEGGALPDWAYSGEIPTPIWQQAVAGALAGQPEAAFREPDGVTYRVVRNVNMAFRTEEADNDPVARDGSGSTSGFFGRRRQPTRPAQPSPAPDPEPAPVPTEEVAAPEPTPEATAEPTPVDAIPATPEPEPTPTPEPVTPDPAPEVPVQNPPEPLPVEPDPTVIPDQNPGDQGETPADPTTPDGQDTTDPAGEIPPLN is encoded by the coding sequence ATGAGAGCGTTCAATGTCCTGGGCGGCGTCCTGCTCGCCGGAGCGGTCGGCGTGGGCGGCCTGTGGGTCGCCTGGGGCCGCGACCTGCCCAGCGTGTCCGACCTGGACGTCCTGGAATTCAGCGGGCAGACCCGCGTGTACGACCGCGCCGGAACGCTGGTCGGCACCCTGACCCCCAGCCTCAGCAGTGGCGGCAGCGTGAACCGCGACCTGCTCAAGGCCGGGCAGATCAGCCCCTGGCTGCAGAAGGCGGTCGTGACCAGCGAGGACCGCCGCTTCTACCAGCACGGCGGCGTGGACGTGATCGGCATCGGGCGCGGCCTCCTGAAGGGCCTGCTGAAAAACGACCTGGAGGGCGGCAGTTCCATCACGCAGCAGGTCGTGAAGAACACCCTGCTCGCCGACCTGCAGGGCGCGCGCACCGCGGAACGCAAGTTCAAGGAGGCGGTCCTGGCCTACCAGCTGGAACGCAACTTCGACAAAAAGCAGATCCTGAACGCGTACCTGAACGTCATCTACTGGGGCGACGGCGGAAACCGCGACATCATCGGGGCGGGCGGCGCCGCGCACGCGTACTTCGGGAAGGACGCGTCGGAACTGAACCTCGCCGAGAGCGTGTACCTCGCCACGATCATCCCCGCCCCGAACCGCCGCTACAAGGAATTCAAGTCGTACCGCCCCCTGATGAAGAGCCTGCTGGACCGCATGGTCGAGGACGGGCAGGTCACGCAGGCCGAGGCGGACGCCGCCTGGAAGACCCCCATCTACCCCGCCGGGTGGCGCATCGGCTGGAACGCGGACGGCACGCTGCGCACCGCAAACCTGGAACGCCCGGACCGCCTGGGCGAGAACCTCCAGCGGACCGAGGGCGCGCAGCGCTACCCGAACTTCTACTACCTGCAGGCGGTGGAAAAGGAACTGCTGCCCCTGATCGGCCGCAAAGCGCTGTATGGAGGCGGGAAGATCTACACCGGCATGAGTGCCCAGGCGCAGGCGGCCGCCGAGCAGGCCAGCCGCGGCGCGCGCCTGCCCGACGGCGCCACGCTGGGTGCGGCGCTGGTCCGCCCGGACAGCGGCGAGGTGCTGGCCCTGGTCGGGCAGAAACTCACGGACGCGCGGCCCAGCGACTGGAACAACGCCACGCAGGCCCGGCGGCAGGTGGGCAGCAGCGTCAAGCCCCTGCTGTACGCCCTGGCGCTCGAGAAGGGCTGGAAGCAGAGCGACACCGTCCTTGACGCGCCCATCCAGGGCGACTACCAGCCCATGAACTACAACCGCCGCTGGACCGGCCGGTACGTCACCCTGCGCTACTCGCTGGACCACAGCCTGAACCTCCCCACCGTCCGGATCGGGCAGGAACTCGGCATTCCGACCTTCGAGGCGAAACTGCGCGACCTGGGCCTCACGCCCCCCGCGAACGCCGGACTGTCCCTGACCATCGGCACGCTGGAAGCCAGCCCGCTCCAGATGGCGTCCGCGTACGCCACCTTCGCCAACGGCGGGCTGTACTACGCGCCCACGCTGGTCCGCAAGGTCGAGGACCCGCGCGGCAAGGTCATCTACACCCGCGCCGCCCCCACCCCGAAACGCGTGTGGGACGCCCGGGCCGCCTGGCTGGGCCTGGACATGTTGCGCGGCGTCGTCAACGACCTGACGGCGTCCCAGGGGGGCCTCGCCACGCGCGCCCTGATTCCCGGCTGGCCCGTCGGCGGGAAGACCGGCACCACCAACGACATCAAGGACCTGTGGTTCGCGGGCGTGACCCCCACCGTCGCCGGGGCCGTCTGGGTCGGGAAGCAGGAGGGCGGGGCGCTGCCCGACTGGGCGTACAGCGGCGAGATCCCCACGCCCATCTGGCAGCAGGCCGTGGCGGGCGCACTGGCCGGGCAGCCCGAGGCTGCCTTCCGCGAGCCGGACGGCGTCACGTACCGCGTCGTGCGGAACGTGAACATGGCCTTCCGCACCGAGGAGGCCGACAACGACCCCGTCGCCCGCGACGGCAGCGGCAGCACCAGCGGGTTCTTCGGCCGCCGCCGCCAGCCCACGCGGCCCGCGCAGCCCAGCCCGGCGCCCGACCCGGAACCCGCGCCCGTCCCCACCGAGGAGGTCGCGGCCCCCGAACCCACCCCCGAGGCGACCGCCGAGCCCACCCCAGTGGACGCCATTCCCGCCACGCCCGAACCGGAACCCACCCCCACCCCCGAACCGGTCACGCCGGACCCCGCCCCGGAGGTGCCGGTGCAGAACCCGCCCGAACCGCTGCCGGTCGAACCCGACCCCACCGTCATCCCGGATCAGAACCCCGGCGATCAGGGCGAGACCCCCGCCGACCCGACCACCCCGGACGGGCAGGACACCACCGACCCCGCAGGCGAGATTCCCCCGCTGAACTGA
- the ttcA gene encoding tRNA 2-thiocytidine(32) synthetase TtcA has protein sequence MTQTAPTSTTDPRLFQTIVKGVGQAIGDYRMIEDGDRVMVCLSGGKDSYTLLDVLLHLQKKAPIDFEIVAVNLDQGQPGFPKDVLPRYLTELGVRFDILTEDTYSVVKEKTPEGKTTCALCSRLRRGILYAHARRIGATKIALGHHRDDILETLFMNLFFGARLKAMPPKLQSDDGTNVVIRPLAYVAEADIIRYAQARQFPIIPCNLCGSQENLQRKVVGEMLEGWEREHPGRLTNIARALTRVTPSHLMDRDLFDFASLSVTPAEGDRGFDPDEYPQREFLSGVQELDMLG, from the coding sequence ATGACCCAGACTGCCCCCACCTCTACCACCGACCCCCGCCTCTTCCAGACGATCGTGAAGGGGGTGGGACAGGCCATCGGCGACTACCGCATGATCGAGGACGGCGACCGCGTGATGGTCTGCCTGTCCGGCGGGAAGGACAGCTACACCCTGCTGGACGTGCTGCTGCACCTGCAGAAGAAGGCCCCCATCGACTTCGAGATCGTCGCCGTGAACCTCGACCAGGGCCAGCCGGGCTTCCCGAAGGACGTCCTGCCCCGCTACCTGACGGAACTGGGCGTGCGCTTCGACATCCTGACCGAGGACACGTACAGCGTCGTCAAGGAGAAGACGCCGGAGGGCAAGACCACCTGCGCGCTGTGCAGCCGCCTGCGCCGCGGCATCCTGTACGCCCACGCCCGCAGGATCGGCGCGACGAAGATCGCGCTGGGCCACCACCGCGACGACATCCTGGAAACGCTGTTCATGAACCTGTTCTTCGGCGCGCGCCTGAAGGCCATGCCGCCCAAACTCCAGAGCGACGACGGCACCAACGTCGTCATTCGCCCCCTGGCGTACGTCGCGGAGGCCGACATCATCCGCTACGCCCAGGCACGCCAGTTCCCTATCATTCCCTGCAACCTCTGCGGCAGCCAGGAGAACCTCCAGCGCAAGGTGGTCGGCGAGATGCTCGAAGGCTGGGAGCGGGAACACCCGGGCCGCCTGACGAACATCGCCCGCGCCCTGACCCGCGTGACGCCCAGCCACCTGATGGACCGCGACCTGTTCGACTTCGCGTCCCTGAGCGTCACGCCCGCCGAGGGCGACCGAGGCTTCGACCCGGACGAGTACCCGCAACGCGAATTCCTGAGCGGCGTTCAGGAACTCGACATGCTCGGCTGA
- the dkgB gene encoding 2,5-didehydrogluconate reductase DkgB, whose amino-acid sequence MTVPKFGLGTFRLKDDVVRRVVADALELGYRAIDTAQGYDNEGEIGEVLAASGVPRADVYLTTKIKPANYRRDALLDSLRVSLEKLRVEQVDLTLIHWPVPNGEVRPEEYLAALAEAREQGLTREIGVSNFNIAGLRRAREILGGVPLATNQVEIHPYLQNRKLVEFARSEGLHLTSYMTLAVGKVMDDPVLRDIAGSHGANPAQVALAWALAQGFSVIPSSTKRENLAGNLRAQDLQLTAEDLDRIAALDVGEAARIASPESARPVWD is encoded by the coding sequence ATGACCGTACCGAAGTTCGGACTGGGAACGTTCCGCCTGAAGGATGACGTGGTGCGCCGCGTGGTCGCGGACGCGCTGGAGCTGGGCTACCGCGCCATCGACACGGCGCAGGGCTACGACAACGAGGGCGAGATCGGCGAGGTGCTCGCCGCGAGTGGCGTGCCGCGCGCGGACGTGTACCTCACCACGAAGATCAAGCCCGCCAACTACCGCCGGGACGCGCTGCTGGACAGCCTGCGCGTCAGCCTGGAGAAGCTGCGCGTGGAGCAGGTGGACCTGACCCTGATCCACTGGCCGGTCCCGAACGGCGAGGTGCGCCCCGAGGAGTACCTCGCGGCGCTGGCCGAGGCGCGCGAGCAGGGCCTGACGCGCGAGATCGGCGTGTCGAACTTCAACATCGCGGGGCTGCGCCGGGCCCGGGAGATCCTGGGTGGCGTGCCGCTGGCGACGAATCAGGTGGAGATCCACCCGTACCTTCAGAACCGAAAACTGGTGGAATTCGCCCGTTCAGAGGGTCTGCACCTCACGTCGTACATGACGCTGGCGGTCGGGAAGGTCATGGACGACCCGGTGCTGCGTGACATCGCCGGGTCGCACGGCGCGAACCCCGCGCAGGTGGCCCTCGCGTGGGCGCTGGCGCAGGGGTTCAGCGTGATTCCCAGCTCCACGAAACGCGAGAACCTCGCCGGGAACCTCCGGGCGCAGGACCTCCAGCTGACCGCCGAGGACCTGGACCGCATTGCGGCGCTGGACGTGGGCGAGGCCGCCCGCATCGCCAGCCCGGAGAGCGCCCGGCCCGTCTGGGACTGA
- the pnp gene encoding polyribonucleotide nucleotidyltransferase, protein MIGKTYKTMLGERELSIETGKLAKLVSGSVTLRYGDTVVLVTAQAREEKSTLDFLPLTVEFEERHYAVGKIPGSFHRREGRPGEKAILSARITDRQIRPLFPKGYRHETQVIITVLSADQQNLPDVLGPIGASAALSISDIPWNGPTACVRVGQIDGQFVLNPTADQLERSRMDLVVAGTRDAVMMVEAGAQNVAEEDLVAAIEFAHAGMQGVLTLIEQMRAELGQEKFNFLADGDLSTDLVPELAEAARAAGLRDALLTAKKKDRSAAIKALRDRLIQARIPDGEVEGAEERLAALKSAFGKVEKQELRRLILEDDLRADGRNSRTVRPIWIETRALPRAHGSAIFTRGETQVLGVATLGTERDEILVDDLTTETGDKFLLHYNFPPYSTGEVKRMGGQSRREIGHGNLAKRAIRAVLPTFEEFPYVIRLVGEVLESNGSSSMATVCSGTLALMDAGVPIKAPVAGVAMGLVMEGDKYRVLTDILGLEDALGDMDFKVCGTADGITALQMDIKVGGITPQVMREALAQAREGRLHILGKMAEVLAAPRAELSPTAPRIVSIKINPELIGKVIGPGGKQIRELEAMGAQVTVEEDGTIRIFSADGAAAEAVKARIEGITREAKVGEEFDGTVVKTAPFGAFVNLFPGQDGMLHISQMSEERINAVEDVLNVGDKLRVKIANIDDRGKIDLIRPELEGKIAPREPRPARSGDRGDRGGRPPRRD, encoded by the coding sequence ATGATCGGAAAGACTTACAAGACGATGCTCGGGGAGCGCGAACTGAGCATCGAGACGGGCAAGCTCGCCAAGCTGGTGAGCGGCTCCGTGACCCTGCGCTACGGCGACACGGTCGTGCTGGTGACCGCGCAGGCCCGTGAAGAGAAGAGCACCCTGGACTTCCTGCCGCTGACGGTGGAGTTCGAGGAGCGTCACTACGCCGTCGGGAAGATTCCCGGCAGCTTCCACCGCCGCGAGGGCCGCCCCGGCGAGAAGGCGATCCTGTCAGCGCGCATCACCGACCGTCAGATCCGCCCGCTGTTCCCCAAGGGCTACCGCCACGAGACGCAGGTGATCATCACGGTCCTCAGCGCCGACCAGCAGAACCTGCCGGACGTGCTGGGCCCCATCGGCGCGTCGGCGGCGCTGAGCATCAGCGACATTCCCTGGAACGGCCCGACCGCGTGCGTGCGCGTGGGCCAGATCGACGGGCAGTTCGTGCTGAACCCCACCGCCGACCAGCTCGAGCGCAGCCGCATGGACCTCGTCGTGGCGGGCACCCGCGACGCCGTGATGATGGTCGAGGCGGGCGCGCAGAACGTCGCCGAGGAAGATCTGGTGGCCGCGATCGAGTTCGCGCACGCCGGGATGCAGGGCGTCCTGACGCTGATCGAGCAGATGCGCGCCGAGCTGGGCCAGGAGAAGTTCAACTTCCTGGCCGACGGCGACCTCAGCACGGACCTCGTGCCGGAACTGGCCGAGGCGGCGCGCGCCGCGGGCCTGCGCGACGCGCTGCTGACCGCGAAGAAGAAGGACCGCTCGGCGGCCATCAAGGCGCTGCGTGACCGCCTGATCCAGGCGCGCATCCCTGACGGTGAGGTCGAGGGTGCCGAGGAGCGCCTCGCGGCACTCAAGAGCGCCTTCGGGAAGGTGGAGAAGCAGGAACTGCGCCGCCTGATCCTCGAAGACGACCTGCGCGCCGACGGCCGCAACAGCCGCACCGTGCGGCCCATCTGGATCGAGACGCGGGCGCTGCCCCGCGCGCACGGCAGCGCGATCTTCACGCGCGGCGAGACGCAGGTGCTCGGCGTGGCGACCCTGGGCACCGAACGCGACGAGATCCTCGTGGACGACCTGACCACCGAGACCGGCGACAAGTTCCTGCTGCACTACAACTTCCCCCCCTACAGCACGGGTGAGGTCAAGCGCATGGGCGGCCAGTCCCGCCGTGAGATCGGGCACGGCAACCTCGCCAAGCGCGCCATCCGCGCCGTGCTGCCCACCTTCGAGGAGTTCCCGTACGTCATCCGCCTCGTGGGCGAGGTGCTGGAATCCAACGGGTCGAGCAGCATGGCGACCGTCTGCTCCGGCACGCTGGCCCTCATGGACGCCGGCGTGCCCATCAAGGCCCCCGTGGCGGGCGTCGCGATGGGTCTGGTCATGGAAGGCGACAAGTACCGCGTCCTGACCGACATCCTGGGTCTGGAAGACGCGCTGGGCGACATGGACTTCAAGGTGTGCGGCACCGCCGACGGCATCACCGCCCTGCAGATGGACATCAAGGTGGGCGGCATCACCCCCCAGGTCATGCGTGAAGCCCTGGCGCAAGCCCGCGAGGGTCGCCTGCACATCCTCGGCAAGATGGCCGAGGTGCTCGCCGCGCCCCGCGCCGAACTGAGCCCCACCGCGCCCCGCATCGTCAGCATCAAGATCAACCCCGAACTGATCGGCAAGGTCATCGGGCCCGGCGGCAAACAGATCCGCGAACTCGAAGCCATGGGCGCCCAGGTGACCGTGGAAGAGGACGGCACCATCCGCATCTTCAGCGCGGACGGCGCAGCCGCCGAGGCCGTCAAGGCCCGCATCGAGGGCATCACCCGCGAGGCGAAGGTCGGCGAGGAATTCGACGGCACCGTCGTCAAGACCGCCCCCTTCGGCGCGTTCGTCAACCTGTTCCCCGGCCAGGACGGCATGCTGCACATCAGCCAGATGAGCGAGGAACGCATCAATGCCGTCGAGGACGTCCTGAACGTCGGCGACAAGCTGCGCGTGAAGATCGCGAACATCGACGACCGCGGCAAGATCGACCTGATCCGCCCCGAACTCGAAGGCAAGATCGCCCCCCGCGAACCCCGCCCCGCCCGCAGCGGCGACCGCGGCGACCGTGGCGGCCGCCCACCCCGCCGCGACTGA